A genomic segment from Polyangium mundeleinium encodes:
- a CDS encoding LIC_10091 family protein produces the protein MAPKTPRLLTRLAPVLALLVAAACDPPKHEPAASAPASAAVTASARASAPAAASASAVTPASASAAPAFGPFGELVRSLSEPGGDFISDNLISNETSYLQTADALAARPAGGVYLGVGPEQNFTYLALTRPRLAFIVDIRRDNLLQHLYYRFLFEEAESRSHFLALLVGRPYDAATAPPATADVDAVLKHAETKAPDPKLFATTVDRAMKRMQEAYGVTLTDKDKRSLARMTQVFFDKQLDLRFELKENSGRKYPSLRELVGAADPAGKKRGFLATDEAFRFVQTMEREGRVVPVVGDFAGDGAFPAIAAFLQKNDLRVSTLYVSNVEQYLLEPPTWSKWIRNVAALPRADDALFLRCYLDQGKKHPKQMEGHRTATVLAKIDDFVTREQKTPTRSWFKIATEGNLD, from the coding sequence ATGGCCCCCAAGACCCCGCGCCTGCTCACCCGCCTCGCCCCGGTCCTCGCCCTCCTCGTCGCCGCCGCGTGCGACCCGCCCAAGCACGAACCCGCCGCCTCCGCGCCCGCGTCCGCCGCCGTCACCGCTTCCGCGCGCGCCTCCGCTCCCGCTGCCGCCTCCGCTTCCGCCGTCACCCCGGCCTCCGCCTCCGCCGCTCCTGCGTTCGGCCCCTTTGGTGAGCTCGTTCGCTCCCTCTCCGAGCCGGGAGGTGACTTCATCTCGGACAACCTCATCTCGAACGAGACCTCGTACCTCCAGACCGCCGACGCGCTCGCGGCGCGGCCCGCAGGAGGCGTCTACCTCGGCGTCGGGCCCGAGCAGAATTTTACGTATCTCGCCCTCACCCGCCCGCGCCTCGCGTTCATCGTCGACATCCGCCGGGACAACCTCCTCCAGCACCTTTATTATCGATTCCTCTTCGAGGAGGCCGAGAGCCGCTCCCATTTCCTCGCCTTGCTCGTCGGCAGGCCCTACGACGCGGCCACGGCCCCGCCCGCGACCGCGGACGTCGACGCCGTCCTGAAACACGCCGAGACGAAAGCGCCGGATCCGAAGCTCTTCGCCACGACCGTCGATCGGGCCATGAAGCGCATGCAAGAGGCGTACGGCGTCACGCTCACGGACAAGGACAAACGCTCGCTCGCGCGGATGACGCAGGTCTTTTTCGACAAACAGCTCGACCTCCGGTTCGAGCTCAAGGAAAACTCCGGCCGCAAATACCCCTCGCTGCGGGAGCTCGTCGGCGCGGCGGATCCGGCGGGCAAGAAGCGCGGGTTCCTCGCGACGGACGAGGCCTTCCGGTTCGTCCAGACGATGGAGCGCGAGGGCCGCGTGGTCCCCGTCGTCGGCGACTTCGCGGGCGACGGCGCATTCCCCGCCATCGCCGCGTTCCTCCAGAAAAACGATCTCCGCGTGAGCACACTTTACGTATCCAACGTCGAGCAATACCTGCTCGAACCGCCCACGTGGTCGAAATGGATCCGGAACGTCGCCGCCCTCCCGCGCGCAGACGACGCGCTCTTCCTGCGCTGTTACCTCGACCAGGGCAAGAAGCACCCGAAGCAGATGGAAGGCCACCGCACGGCCACCGTGCTCGCGAAGATCGACGATTTCGTCACGCGCGAGCAGAAGACCCCAACGCGATCGTGGTTCAAGATCGCGACCGAAGGCAACCTCGACTAA
- a CDS encoding CDP-alcohol phosphatidyltransferase family protein, which produces MDASAAMKKQRRRRFSMIRDFQVADFLTLGNGFAGTGSMLATMKYVASGDVTFLRLAFGLLPVALFCDFLDGRVARARREVSMLGQELDSLADLVSFGVAPAALAFGLGMRGGWDAIALVYFVACGISRLARYNATASQLADEGGKVKYYEGTPIPTSLALVALFGAFSAHGLIGAALPGGAVALGPWELHPIVLLFAVSGSAMISKTLRIPKP; this is translated from the coding sequence ATGGATGCCAGCGCTGCCATGAAGAAGCAAAGGCGCCGCCGCTTCTCGATGATCCGTGACTTTCAGGTCGCGGATTTCTTGACCCTCGGCAATGGCTTTGCCGGCACCGGGTCGATGCTGGCGACGATGAAGTACGTGGCTTCGGGCGACGTCACGTTTCTCCGGCTCGCCTTCGGGCTGCTCCCGGTCGCGTTGTTCTGCGACTTCCTCGACGGGCGCGTGGCCCGGGCGCGGCGCGAGGTCTCGATGCTCGGGCAAGAGCTCGACTCGCTCGCGGACCTCGTGTCGTTCGGCGTGGCCCCGGCCGCGCTCGCGTTCGGGCTCGGGATGCGCGGGGGCTGGGACGCGATCGCGCTCGTGTATTTCGTGGCCTGCGGCATCAGCAGGCTCGCGCGGTACAACGCGACGGCGAGCCAGCTCGCCGACGAGGGCGGGAAGGTGAAGTATTACGAGGGGACGCCGATCCCGACGAGCCTCGCGCTCGTGGCGCTCTTCGGCGCGTTCTCGGCGCACGGGCTCATCGGCGCGGCGCTGCCGGGCGGGGCCGTCGCGCTCGGGCCGTGGGAGCTGCACCCGATCGTTTTGCTCTTCGCGGTGAGCGGCAGCGCAATGATATCGAAGACGCTCCGCATTCCGAAGCCCTGA
- a CDS encoding carboxypeptidase-like regulatory domain-containing protein: MHRSMLLQFGWTLVCASLIGIAGCGPAGGESSGSGANGQGGDAGSGGDGGNNPSGTGGMGQGGGGGECTDQCSAGQTQCSNTQLQTCALQANGCHDWSTPQGCPTFQTCSGGQCVSSCTDQCSAGETQCSGANVQSCALQANGCYDWNPAQACPTFQTCSAGQCALACTDTCTNGATQCANGQIQSCGLQVNGCYDWNPAQNCPTFQTCNGGQCVSSCTDQCMGGATQCSGPQVQTCGLQANGCYDWNPGASCPSGQACEAGACASQCDDKCTQGQTKCSGTQVQSCAMQPTGCYDWAAPMACPSPQICQGSACASSTCVQNDLRCNGNLLEVCNGSNQWQTQQVCAQACDPAMKACTGTTACVAGSRRCNGLQTQVCNSTGTAWLTVETCAIACDNGSGLCAGACEAGDKRCNGNTPETCNPTGTAWTQGQTCATYCFNGDCAQPSLVIDANANATLDGEQVFAGDVTIINSSVLTVPSGKLVIRAKNFVLDASSQIVVTPTGDDPRGKGGDGSNSASCLAAGLCTATGTKPSTGGGYGGSTNSISTQLSCYYNGYRYCNVTTAGGSSYAIADDEAAAGSSGGSCTGNTGGKGGGMLVIYAENITIAGQVTVNGQSASGCASGGSGGGVLLRATNDLKFSGSISTAGGNGGASGGAGTNGAVKLFYGNSKTLTGSVVASKFESYMAPFDVSSSTHPSSNLWYNDGYPSFELAWSKPFTASAGYYYKLNTTYGFVPNSANASYKPEESMLYTPADLAVGTNYFHISTLGPFANFGTVESRFVVNINATTPAVSSSSHTSPSTWYTNNSPYFAWTLPKADENTKNFYWEFDPYATTMPDHDSNKIPMDLTSPQNSKQILLPGKANGIWFFHLIAEDTMGNLTKNATHFRVQIGTDPGKGSVSGTVTDAMTGQFVSGATVTLNRGMHDGSTNASGGFAFANSVFAQQYEVRVSKAGYQDMVKTVTVTIGQTATVNFALQP; encoded by the coding sequence GTGCACAGATCTATGTTGTTGCAATTCGGATGGACGCTCGTCTGCGCCTCGCTGATCGGCATCGCGGGATGCGGCCCGGCTGGCGGCGAGTCGAGCGGCAGCGGCGCCAACGGCCAGGGCGGCGACGCCGGGAGCGGCGGTGACGGGGGAAACAACCCCTCCGGAACCGGCGGGATGGGACAGGGCGGCGGGGGCGGCGAGTGCACGGATCAATGCAGCGCGGGGCAGACGCAGTGCTCGAACACGCAGCTCCAGACGTGCGCGCTCCAGGCCAATGGTTGCCACGATTGGTCCACGCCGCAGGGCTGTCCCACCTTCCAGACGTGCTCCGGCGGGCAGTGCGTCTCGTCCTGCACCGATCAGTGCTCCGCGGGAGAGACGCAGTGTTCCGGGGCGAACGTCCAGTCCTGCGCGCTCCAGGCGAACGGCTGCTACGATTGGAACCCGGCGCAGGCATGTCCCACGTTCCAGACCTGCTCCGCCGGCCAATGCGCGCTCGCGTGCACGGACACGTGCACGAATGGCGCCACGCAATGCGCGAACGGGCAGATCCAGAGCTGCGGCCTGCAGGTCAATGGCTGCTATGACTGGAACCCTGCGCAGAACTGCCCGACGTTCCAGACCTGCAATGGCGGCCAGTGCGTCAGCTCGTGCACCGATCAATGCATGGGCGGCGCGACGCAGTGTTCGGGTCCGCAGGTCCAGACGTGCGGGCTCCAGGCGAACGGCTGTTACGACTGGAACCCCGGCGCGAGCTGCCCCTCGGGCCAGGCCTGCGAGGCCGGAGCCTGCGCCTCCCAGTGCGACGACAAGTGCACGCAGGGACAAACCAAGTGCTCGGGGACGCAGGTGCAGTCCTGCGCGATGCAGCCGACCGGCTGCTACGACTGGGCCGCGCCGATGGCCTGCCCGTCGCCGCAGATCTGCCAGGGAAGCGCGTGCGCCTCGTCGACGTGCGTGCAGAACGACCTGCGCTGCAACGGCAACCTCCTCGAGGTCTGCAACGGCAGCAACCAGTGGCAAACCCAGCAGGTCTGCGCGCAGGCGTGCGACCCGGCGATGAAGGCCTGCACGGGCACGACCGCCTGCGTGGCCGGCTCGCGGCGCTGCAACGGCCTGCAGACGCAGGTCTGCAACTCCACCGGCACCGCGTGGCTCACGGTCGAGACGTGCGCCATCGCCTGCGACAACGGGAGCGGCCTCTGCGCCGGCGCCTGCGAGGCGGGCGACAAGCGCTGCAATGGCAACACGCCCGAGACCTGCAACCCCACGGGCACCGCCTGGACGCAGGGGCAAACCTGCGCGACGTATTGCTTCAACGGTGACTGCGCGCAGCCGAGCCTGGTCATCGACGCCAACGCCAACGCCACGCTCGACGGCGAACAGGTCTTCGCGGGCGACGTGACCATCATCAACTCGAGCGTGCTCACGGTCCCCTCGGGCAAGCTCGTGATCCGCGCGAAGAACTTCGTCCTCGACGCGAGCTCGCAGATCGTCGTGACCCCGACGGGCGACGATCCGCGCGGCAAGGGCGGCGATGGCTCGAACTCGGCCTCCTGCCTCGCGGCGGGGCTCTGCACCGCCACCGGAACGAAACCCTCCACCGGCGGCGGCTACGGCGGGTCGACGAACTCCATCAGCACGCAACTGAGCTGCTACTACAACGGCTATCGGTACTGCAACGTCACGACGGCGGGAGGCTCCTCGTACGCCATCGCCGACGACGAGGCCGCGGCGGGCTCTTCCGGCGGTAGCTGCACGGGCAACACCGGCGGCAAGGGCGGCGGCATGCTCGTGATCTACGCCGAGAACATCACGATCGCCGGCCAGGTCACCGTCAACGGCCAAAGCGCATCCGGCTGCGCCAGCGGCGGCTCCGGCGGCGGCGTCCTGCTCCGCGCGACGAACGACCTCAAGTTCTCCGGCTCCATCTCCACCGCGGGCGGCAACGGCGGCGCGAGCGGCGGCGCCGGCACCAATGGCGCGGTCAAGCTGTTCTACGGCAACTCGAAGACGCTGACCGGCTCGGTCGTGGCCTCGAAGTTCGAGTCCTACATGGCGCCGTTCGACGTCTCGTCGTCCACGCACCCGAGCTCCAACCTCTGGTACAACGACGGGTATCCGTCCTTCGAGCTCGCGTGGAGCAAGCCGTTCACCGCGTCGGCCGGCTACTACTACAAGCTCAACACCACCTACGGCTTCGTTCCGAACTCCGCGAACGCCAGCTACAAGCCGGAGGAGAGCATGCTCTACACGCCGGCCGACCTCGCCGTCGGGACGAACTACTTCCACATCAGCACGCTCGGGCCCTTCGCCAACTTCGGCACTGTCGAGTCGCGCTTCGTCGTCAACATCAACGCGACCACGCCCGCGGTGTCCTCGTCGAGCCACACGAGCCCGTCGACCTGGTACACGAACAACTCGCCGTACTTCGCGTGGACGCTGCCGAAGGCGGACGAGAACACGAAGAACTTCTACTGGGAGTTCGATCCCTACGCGACGACCATGCCGGATCACGACTCGAACAAGATCCCCATGGATCTGACGAGCCCGCAGAACTCGAAGCAGATCCTCCTGCCCGGCAAGGCCAACGGCATCTGGTTCTTCCACCTGATCGCCGAGGACACGATGGGGAACCTGACGAAAAACGCCACGCACTTCCGCGTCCAGATCGGCACCGATCCGGGCAAGGGCAGCGTGTCGGGCACGGTCACCGACGCGATGACGGGCCAGTTCGTGTCGGGCGCGACGGTCACCCTGAACCGCGGCATGCACGACGGGTCGACCAACGCGAGCGGCGGCTTCGCCTTCGCGAACTCGGTCTTCGCGCAGCAATATGAGGTGCGCGTGAGCAAGGCGGGATATCAGGACATGGTCAAGACGGTCACGGTCACCATCGGACAAACCGCGACCGTGAACTTCGCGCTCCAGCCCTGA
- a CDS encoding choice-of-anchor Q domain-containing protein, which translates to MRSFFSSIALATLACSTLLTACGGNGGEIGNGSGAGSGSGAGSGSGGGGGSGGSGGAGGSGGGGGNASMGCAPPSELVDVSSPTAVIGTGTPASCTEAALDAAITNGGVIVFDCGPDPVTILLSNAKTIQADTVVDGGGRVTLSGAKTTRIFEMDTKNFEATSPTLTVQRLTLRDGKASGTAIPLGTDIDGGGGAIYHVGGNVSVVDCVFLDNEAALEGPDVAGGAIYSIGRGTLRVTGSRFSGNRASNGGALGALGAAILLADSTIEDNRATGYGANSVEPNGQQIGRGGNGGAICMDGQGRTLSICGTLVQNNQGRAYGGALFRTGYETEPTIIDRSTFDGNSIVDQNDAVGMPSSAGGLYIQGTHVTMTASTVSNNQSEAVAGLWILGHGETPAIADLTNVTLTGNTTYSRADFTTRGIGGGLYIGEKTTGKLTNCTIVGNAAQFASGIANVSNLELHNTILHNDAENPYTPLNCTGSAYAQPPGTGTNNLQWPIGIKDDMDCTPGISRMDPLLGDLADNGGPTRTIAPQAGSPAIGAGTDCPPTDQRGNPRNPAQCTLGAYEP; encoded by the coding sequence ATGCGATCTTTCTTTTCGTCCATCGCCCTCGCCACGCTCGCCTGCAGCACGCTCCTCACCGCCTGCGGAGGCAATGGCGGCGAAATCGGAAACGGAAGCGGCGCCGGAAGCGGAAGCGGCGCCGGAAGCGGCAGCGGTGGCGGAGGCGGTAGCGGCGGTAGCGGCGGCGCAGGCGGTAGCGGTGGCGGCGGCGGCAACGCCTCGATGGGCTGCGCGCCGCCGAGCGAGCTTGTCGACGTCTCCAGCCCGACCGCCGTCATCGGCACGGGGACGCCCGCGAGCTGCACCGAAGCGGCGCTCGACGCGGCGATCACGAACGGCGGCGTCATCGTCTTCGATTGTGGCCCCGACCCGGTCACCATCCTCCTGAGCAACGCAAAGACCATCCAAGCCGACACCGTCGTCGACGGCGGCGGCCGCGTCACCTTGAGCGGCGCCAAGACGACCCGCATTTTCGAGATGGACACGAAAAACTTCGAGGCCACGAGCCCCACCCTCACCGTGCAACGCCTCACGCTCCGCGACGGCAAAGCCTCGGGCACGGCCATTCCGCTCGGCACCGACATCGACGGCGGCGGCGGCGCCATCTACCACGTCGGCGGCAACGTCAGCGTCGTCGACTGCGTTTTTCTGGACAACGAGGCCGCGCTGGAGGGCCCGGACGTCGCGGGCGGCGCCATTTACAGCATCGGCCGGGGCACGCTCCGCGTCACGGGCAGCCGCTTCTCGGGCAACCGCGCCTCGAACGGCGGGGCCCTCGGCGCGCTCGGCGCAGCGATCCTCCTCGCGGACAGCACGATCGAAGACAACCGGGCCACGGGCTACGGCGCCAATTCCGTCGAGCCGAATGGCCAGCAGATCGGCCGCGGCGGCAATGGCGGCGCGATCTGCATGGATGGGCAGGGGCGGACGCTCTCGATCTGCGGCACGCTCGTCCAGAACAACCAGGGCCGCGCCTACGGCGGCGCGCTCTTTCGCACCGGCTACGAGACCGAACCCACGATCATCGATCGTTCGACCTTCGACGGGAACTCCATCGTGGATCAAAACGACGCCGTGGGAATGCCGAGCAGCGCCGGCGGCCTCTACATCCAGGGCACGCACGTCACGATGACCGCGTCGACGGTCTCGAACAACCAATCCGAGGCCGTCGCGGGCCTCTGGATCCTCGGCCACGGCGAGACGCCCGCCATCGCCGACCTCACGAACGTCACCCTCACGGGCAACACGACCTATTCCCGCGCCGATTTCACGACCCGTGGCATCGGCGGCGGCCTCTACATCGGCGAAAAGACCACCGGCAAGCTCACGAACTGCACCATCGTCGGCAACGCGGCCCAGTTCGCCTCGGGCATCGCCAACGTCTCGAACCTCGAGCTCCACAACACGATCCTCCACAACGACGCGGAGAACCCGTACACGCCCCTCAACTGCACGGGCAGCGCCTACGCGCAGCCGCCCGGCACCGGCACGAACAACCTTCAATGGCCCATCGGCATCAAAGACGACATGGATTGCACGCCGGGCATCTCCCGCATGGATCCGCTCCTCGGCGACCTCGCCGACAACGGCGGACCCACACGGACGATCGCGCCCCAGGCGGGGAGCCCCGCGATCGGCGCGGGCACCGATTGCCCGCCCACCGATCAACGGGGCAACCCCCGCAATCCGGCGCAGTGCACGCTGGGCGCTTACGAACCCTGA
- a CDS encoding DNA adenine methylase produces the protein MLERAIRPLPTPAAVPLPSVRPGPLKARGKPRPDIREIEPGTAKPFIKWVGGKRQLIHELEPRIPSRFNTYHEPFVGGGALFFHLMPERAELSDTNERLVRTYLGVRDAVEDVIDRLASYPHDREFFMKLRASDIDTKTDVEVAAWFIYLNRTGFNGLYRVNRANQYNVPFGDYQNPTICDAENLRACSRALKHASIRVASFEDVAARARAGDFVYFDPPYVPLSASSSFTSYTSGGFGMREQQRLRDVARELKERGVRVLLSNSSAPEVYSLYGDGFELAAVGASRAINCKGTGRGRIQELIIR, from the coding sequence ATGCTCGAGCGCGCGATTCGACCGCTCCCCACCCCGGCCGCAGTTCCCCTTCCGTCCGTCCGTCCCGGGCCCCTCAAGGCCCGCGGAAAGCCGCGTCCGGACATTCGTGAAATCGAGCCGGGGACGGCAAAACCGTTCATCAAGTGGGTCGGCGGAAAACGGCAGCTCATCCACGAGCTCGAGCCGCGCATTCCGTCGCGCTTCAATACGTACCACGAGCCCTTCGTCGGGGGCGGCGCGCTCTTCTTCCACCTCATGCCCGAGCGCGCCGAGCTCAGCGATACGAACGAGCGGCTCGTGCGCACGTACCTCGGCGTGCGCGACGCCGTCGAGGACGTGATCGACAGGCTCGCGTCCTACCCGCACGATCGCGAATTCTTCATGAAGTTGCGCGCGAGCGACATCGACACGAAGACCGACGTGGAGGTGGCCGCCTGGTTCATTTACCTGAACCGCACGGGGTTCAACGGGCTGTACCGGGTGAACCGGGCAAACCAGTACAACGTGCCGTTCGGCGATTACCAGAACCCCACGATCTGCGACGCGGAAAACCTCCGCGCCTGCTCGCGGGCCCTGAAACACGCCTCGATCCGTGTCGCTTCGTTCGAGGACGTCGCCGCGCGGGCGCGGGCGGGCGACTTCGTGTATTTCGATCCGCCTTACGTGCCGCTCTCGGCCTCGTCGAGCTTCACGTCGTACACGAGCGGCGGGTTCGGGATGCGCGAGCAGCAGAGGCTGCGTGACGTGGCACGCGAGCTCAAGGAGCGCGGCGTGCGCGTGCTCCTCTCGAATTCGTCGGCGCCCGAGGTGTACTCGCTCTATGGGGACGGCTTCGAGCTCGCCGCCGTGGGCGCATCACGCGCCATCAACTGCAAGGGCACGGGGCGCGGACGGATCCAGGAGCTCATCATTCGGTAA
- the ggt gene encoding gamma-glutamyltransferase, with the protein MNANAAARRLLARATFLVSSILAASCGEGTKPPEVPVAVSSPAAVPALARVPAKWRFDLRAAPASGREGMVTSDAADATRVGVEILRKGGSAVDAAVGVAFALAVVLPQAGNVGGGGFMVVRAEKGEVRALDFRETAPAKATREMFFGKTGASLVGHLAAGVPGAVAGLWEAHRTYGKRPWKELVAPAIRLAEEGFVVDEGLAEILRDRAVDIARFPASAAMFMPGGKPLGVGAVLKNPELAQVLARIAERGAPGFYEGETAKLLVEEMKAGGGIVTAEDLAAYRPVWRTPVEMEYRGHKVFAMPPPSSGGLVLAFTLGLLEGYDLGKMGFLSTEALHVTVETSRRAFAKRNHFLGDPAFVPVPTGEFLSAEALQQARASIDPARATPSSEVGPGRGGANEKKHTTHFSIVDRSGAAVALTTTINTSLGSAVVVRGGGFLLNNEMDDFATEPGKPNVFGLVQGEANAVAPGKRMLSSMTPTIVVGPDGAVRIVTGAAGGPTIISAALAVITNVLDHGMGATAAVGAPRVHHQHLPDQIFIEEGGLPEDVLRVLGARGHKCEAWDAIADAPSIVRGPGGVWTGSAEPRNKSGLALGL; encoded by the coding sequence GTGAACGCCAACGCTGCTGCGCGCCGGCTCCTCGCCCGCGCCACTTTCCTCGTTTCCTCCATCCTCGCGGCCTCGTGCGGCGAAGGCACAAAGCCCCCGGAGGTGCCGGTGGCCGTGTCCTCGCCTGCCGCGGTGCCCGCGCTTGCGCGTGTTCCCGCGAAGTGGCGCTTCGATCTGCGCGCCGCGCCCGCGTCGGGGCGCGAGGGCATGGTCACGAGCGACGCGGCCGATGCGACGCGCGTGGGCGTGGAGATCCTCCGCAAGGGCGGGAGCGCAGTGGACGCGGCGGTGGGTGTGGCATTCGCGCTCGCCGTGGTGCTCCCGCAGGCGGGGAACGTCGGCGGCGGGGGATTCATGGTCGTACGCGCGGAAAAAGGCGAGGTGCGCGCGCTCGATTTCCGCGAGACCGCGCCGGCGAAGGCGACACGGGAGATGTTCTTCGGGAAAACCGGCGCGTCGCTCGTCGGTCACCTCGCCGCGGGGGTGCCGGGCGCGGTGGCCGGGTTATGGGAGGCGCATCGTACGTACGGAAAACGCCCGTGGAAGGAGCTCGTCGCGCCCGCGATCCGGCTCGCGGAAGAGGGGTTCGTCGTGGACGAGGGGCTCGCCGAGATCCTCCGGGATCGCGCGGTGGACATCGCCCGGTTCCCGGCCTCCGCCGCGATGTTCATGCCGGGGGGAAAGCCGCTCGGCGTGGGGGCGGTTCTGAAAAACCCGGAGCTCGCGCAGGTGCTCGCGCGGATTGCGGAGCGCGGGGCGCCGGGGTTTTACGAGGGCGAGACGGCAAAACTCCTCGTCGAGGAGATGAAGGCGGGCGGGGGGATCGTGACGGCCGAGGATCTCGCGGCCTATCGGCCGGTCTGGCGGACGCCGGTCGAGATGGAGTATCGCGGGCACAAGGTGTTCGCGATGCCGCCGCCCTCGTCCGGCGGGCTCGTGCTCGCATTCACGCTCGGCCTGCTCGAGGGCTACGATCTCGGGAAGATGGGGTTTCTTTCGACGGAGGCGCTGCACGTCACGGTGGAGACGTCGCGGCGCGCGTTCGCCAAGAGAAACCATTTCCTCGGGGATCCCGCGTTCGTGCCGGTTCCGACGGGCGAGTTTCTCTCGGCGGAGGCCCTTCAGCAGGCGCGCGCCTCGATCGATCCGGCCCGCGCGACGCCCTCGTCCGAGGTCGGGCCCGGGCGCGGGGGCGCGAACGAGAAAAAACACACGACCCATTTCTCCATCGTCGATCGCAGCGGCGCGGCCGTGGCGTTGACGACGACGATCAATACATCCCTCGGCTCGGCCGTGGTCGTGCGGGGCGGGGGGTTTCTCCTGAACAATGAGATGGACGATTTCGCGACCGAACCCGGAAAGCCCAATGTCTTTGGCCTCGTGCAGGGCGAGGCGAACGCGGTCGCGCCGGGCAAGCGGATGCTCTCGTCGATGACGCCGACGATCGTGGTGGGGCCGGACGGCGCTGTGCGGATCGTGACGGGCGCGGCCGGCGGGCCGACGATCATCTCGGCCGCGCTCGCGGTGATCACGAACGTGCTCGATCACGGAATGGGCGCGACCGCGGCGGTGGGCGCGCCGCGGGTGCATCATCAACATTTGCCCGATCAGATTTTCATCGAGGAAGGCGGGCTGCCGGAGGACGTACTGCGGGTGCTCGGCGCGCGCGGGCACAAATGCGAGGCGTGGGACGCGATCGCAGACGCGCCGTCGATCGTGCGGGGTCCGGGTGGCGTATGGACGGGCTCCGCCGAGCCGCGCAACAAGAGCGGGCTCGCGCTGGGTCTTTGA
- a CDS encoding RCC1 domain-containing protein — MTSWTALATLLSGALLSGVLGTSGGGCARASGTIGEGGSGGEGSQECGDGIVGGGEDCDDGNTADGDGCSATCSTEQGFTCSGEPTKCEDIDECASNPCSANATCTNTDGAFVCVCAPGYTGPTCEKGPCLVDVAGGRGHSLAVRGEGTVMAWGSNASGQLGEGTTNNQPTPVQVKGLTGALRIAAGRVHAVSVKSDGTVRAWGSNLYGQLGDGSTTQRNTPVLVQNLAEILTVTAGSYHSLALTKAGAVWAWGQNTNGQLGDGSVNNRTAPIQVQNLANVAIVASGQLHNLALRADGSAWAWGLNLYGQLGDGTTMQRNTAVQVQGITGAVAVAAGQGHSLLLKSDKTVWAWGQNTSGQLGDGTTTQRNTPVQVQGLSDVVAIAAGDLHSMALRSDGTLWTWGDNQNGQLGDGSTSPRSTPAQVTGLPAIKTIAAGPDAQHSFALTADGLVYVWGRNDAGQIGDGTAVLLKATPVQPQLTCN, encoded by the coding sequence ATGACGAGCTGGACAGCGCTGGCCACGTTGCTGAGCGGGGCGCTCCTCTCGGGCGTGCTGGGAACATCGGGCGGGGGCTGCGCGCGGGCCTCCGGGACGATTGGCGAGGGGGGCTCCGGAGGGGAGGGCAGCCAGGAATGTGGGGATGGGATCGTCGGCGGTGGCGAGGACTGCGACGACGGCAATACGGCGGACGGTGACGGTTGCTCGGCCACGTGCTCCACGGAGCAGGGCTTCACATGTAGCGGCGAGCCCACGAAATGCGAGGACATCGACGAGTGCGCGTCGAACCCGTGTAGCGCGAACGCGACCTGCACGAACACGGATGGCGCCTTCGTATGCGTTTGTGCCCCCGGATATACGGGTCCCACCTGCGAAAAAGGGCCTTGCCTCGTCGACGTGGCCGGCGGTCGCGGGCATAGCTTGGCGGTGCGGGGCGAGGGCACGGTCATGGCCTGGGGGAGCAACGCCTCGGGCCAGCTCGGCGAAGGGACCACGAACAATCAGCCCACGCCGGTGCAGGTCAAGGGGCTGACGGGAGCCTTGCGTATCGCCGCGGGTCGTGTCCACGCGGTATCGGTCAAGAGCGATGGCACGGTCCGAGCCTGGGGCTCGAATCTTTATGGACAGCTCGGCGACGGGTCCACCACGCAACGGAATACGCCGGTGCTGGTGCAGAACCTCGCCGAGATCCTCACCGTCACTGCGGGCTCTTACCATTCGCTGGCGCTCACCAAGGCCGGCGCGGTATGGGCTTGGGGGCAGAATACGAACGGTCAGCTCGGCGATGGGAGCGTCAACAATCGCACGGCGCCCATCCAGGTGCAGAACCTCGCCAATGTGGCCATCGTCGCGTCCGGACAGCTCCACAACCTGGCGCTTCGGGCGGATGGATCGGCGTGGGCCTGGGGATTGAATCTGTATGGCCAGCTCGGCGACGGCACCACGATGCAACGAAATACGGCCGTGCAGGTGCAAGGCATCACGGGGGCCGTGGCCGTGGCGGCCGGGCAGGGGCATAGCTTGTTGCTGAAGTCCGACAAGACCGTATGGGCCTGGGGCCAGAATACGAGCGGTCAGCTCGGCGACGGCACCACCACGCAGCGAAATACGCCCGTGCAGGTGCAGGGGCTCTCCGACGTGGTGGCCATCGCTGCAGGCGATCTGCACAGCATGGCGCTCCGGAGCGACGGGACCCTATGGACCTGGGGCGATAACCAGAACGGGCAGCTCGGCGATGGCAGCACGTCGCCACGATCGACGCCGGCGCAGGTCACCGGCCTGCCGGCGATCAAGACCATCGCGGCGGGTCCGGACGCGCAGCACAGCTTCGCGCTCACGGCCGACGGCCTGGTCTACGTATGGGGGCGCAACGACGCCGGGCAGATCGGCGATGGCACGGCCGTCCTTTTGAAAGCGACGCCGGTGCAGCCGCAGCTCACCTGCAATTGA